A portion of the Meriones unguiculatus strain TT.TT164.6M chromosome 14, Bangor_MerUng_6.1, whole genome shotgun sequence genome contains these proteins:
- the Nupr1 gene encoding nuclear protein 1, protein MATLPPPASPSRPPLNPEDEDSVLDEYDQYSLAHPCVAGGGRKGRTKREAAANTNRPSPGGHERKLLTKFQNSERKKAWR, encoded by the exons ATGGCCACCTTGCCACCACCAGCCAGCCCCTCCCGGCCACCTCTTAACCCAGAGGACGAAGATAGCGTCCTGGATGAGTATGACCAGTACAGTCTGGCCCACCCCTGCGTCG CCGGGGGAGGTCGGAAAGGTCGAACCAAGAGAGAAGCTGCCGCCAACACCAACCGTCCTAGCCCCGGCGGGcatgagaggaagctgctgaccaaGTTCCAGAACTCCGAGAGGAAAAAGGCCTGGCGCTGA